In Marinobacter sp. LQ44, the following are encoded in one genomic region:
- the lon gene encoding endopeptidase La, with product MNDENRKDSLEEFEEDVTEYIGKDENSKSLVLPQQARPRRMYVLPVSNRPFFPAQVQPVVVNQDPWQETLKRVGETDHKVLGICFVEDPESDTGIPASDELETMGCAVKVHHAQSEGGKVQFIAQGMQRFRIVQWLRRRPPYLVEVEYPEEPEEPADELKAYTLAIIAAIKELLRTNPLYGEEVKQYLSRFGPEDSSPLADFGASMTSAPGRELQDVLDTVPLLRRMEKVLLLMRKELEVARLQSEINEEVNEKVQKHQREFFLREQLKVIQRELGIAKDDKTADVERFEERMAKLNPPEAVQERFKDEIQKLQVLEQGSPEYGVTRNYLDWITQVPWGVHSEDHFDLAEARRILDRDHDGLDDVKDRIIEFLAEGTFKGEVSGSILLLVGPPGVGKTSIGRSVADALGREFYRFSVGGMRDEAEIKGHRRTYIGAMPGKFVQALKDSKVANPVIMLDEIDKIGSSYQGDPASALLETLDPEQNKEFLDHYLDVRMDLSKVLFVCTANQLDTIPRPLLDRMDVIRLSGYIAEEKLAIAKHHLMPRLLKRAGLLKKQLNITDAALRQVIEGYAREAGVRNLEKLLHKIIRKGIVKLLENPDKPVKVGVADLQDYLGQPAFRKEKSMKGTGVVTGLAWTAMGGATLSIEASRIHSSQRGFKLTGQLGDVMKESAEIAYSYVSSNLKRYKGDPTFFDKSFVHLHVPEGATPKDGPSAGITMATALLSIARKEAPQQNIAMTGELTLTGQVLPVGGIREKVIAARRQKINNLILPEANRGDYEELPEYLKEGISVNFAKHYNDVFQVCFGNKPRQGSSVH from the coding sequence ATGAATGACGAGAACCGCAAAGACTCCCTGGAAGAATTTGAAGAAGATGTGACCGAGTACATCGGCAAAGACGAGAACAGCAAAAGCCTGGTCTTGCCTCAACAGGCCAGGCCGCGGCGTATGTATGTGTTGCCGGTGTCGAACCGGCCGTTCTTTCCGGCCCAGGTGCAGCCCGTGGTGGTGAACCAGGACCCCTGGCAGGAAACCCTGAAGCGGGTGGGCGAAACCGACCACAAGGTTCTGGGCATCTGCTTTGTGGAAGATCCGGAATCCGACACCGGTATTCCCGCCAGCGACGAGCTGGAAACCATGGGGTGTGCGGTGAAGGTTCACCACGCCCAGAGCGAAGGCGGCAAGGTTCAGTTTATTGCCCAGGGCATGCAGCGGTTCCGAATCGTTCAGTGGCTGCGCCGCCGCCCACCCTACCTGGTGGAAGTGGAATACCCGGAGGAGCCGGAGGAGCCGGCGGATGAACTCAAGGCTTACACGCTAGCCATCATCGCTGCCATCAAGGAACTGCTGCGCACCAACCCGCTGTATGGTGAGGAGGTGAAGCAGTATCTGTCCCGCTTTGGCCCGGAAGACAGCTCGCCACTGGCGGATTTCGGCGCCTCGATGACCAGCGCCCCGGGCCGGGAATTGCAGGATGTACTGGATACCGTCCCCCTGCTCCGGCGCATGGAGAAAGTCCTGCTGCTCATGCGAAAAGAGCTGGAGGTGGCCCGCCTGCAATCCGAGATCAACGAGGAAGTGAACGAGAAGGTGCAGAAGCACCAGCGCGAATTCTTCCTGCGTGAGCAGCTGAAAGTCATCCAGCGGGAGCTGGGCATTGCCAAGGATGACAAGACGGCGGACGTGGAACGCTTCGAAGAGCGAATGGCCAAACTGAATCCACCGGAAGCCGTGCAGGAGCGATTCAAAGATGAAATCCAGAAACTGCAGGTACTGGAACAGGGCTCGCCGGAGTATGGCGTTACCCGCAATTACCTCGACTGGATTACCCAGGTGCCCTGGGGTGTGCATTCCGAAGACCATTTTGACCTGGCCGAAGCCCGCCGCATCCTCGATCGGGACCACGACGGTCTGGACGATGTAAAAGACCGTATCATCGAGTTCCTGGCTGAAGGTACCTTCAAGGGCGAAGTGAGTGGTTCCATACTGCTGCTGGTCGGCCCGCCGGGGGTGGGCAAAACCTCCATCGGCCGCTCGGTGGCCGATGCCCTGGGCCGGGAGTTCTACCGTTTCAGCGTGGGCGGTATGCGCGATGAAGCCGAGATCAAGGGCCACCGCCGCACCTACATCGGCGCCATGCCCGGCAAGTTCGTACAGGCCCTGAAAGACAGCAAGGTGGCCAACCCGGTGATCATGCTGGATGAGATCGACAAGATCGGCTCGTCCTATCAGGGTGACCCGGCCTCTGCCCTGCTGGAAACCCTGGACCCTGAACAGAACAAAGAGTTCCTGGACCACTACCTGGATGTGCGCATGGACCTGTCCAAGGTATTGTTTGTGTGTACCGCCAACCAGCTGGACACCATTCCCCGGCCGCTGCTGGACCGGATGGATGTGATTCGCCTGTCCGGCTACATCGCCGAAGAAAAACTGGCCATCGCCAAGCACCACCTGATGCCGCGGCTGCTGAAACGGGCGGGCCTGCTGAAGAAACAGCTCAACATTACCGATGCCGCGCTCCGGCAGGTGATCGAAGGCTATGCCCGGGAAGCCGGCGTGCGGAACCTGGAAAAGCTACTGCACAAGATCATCCGCAAAGGCATCGTAAAACTGCTGGAAAACCCGGACAAGCCGGTGAAAGTCGGCGTTGCAGACCTGCAGGACTATCTGGGACAGCCCGCGTTCCGCAAAGAGAAATCCATGAAGGGCACCGGCGTGGTCACCGGACTGGCCTGGACTGCCATGGGCGGCGCCACTCTGAGCATCGAGGCCTCACGCATCCACAGCAGCCAGCGGGGCTTCAAGCTCACCGGGCAGCTGGGGGATGTGATGAAGGAGTCGGCGGAAATCGCCTACAGTTACGTCTCCTCCAACCTGAAACGCTACAAGGGCGACCCGACCTTCTTCGACAAATCCTTCGTGCACCTGCACGTACCCGAAGGCGCAACGCCAAAAGACGGGCCGAGCGCCGGCATTACCATGGCCACCGCCCTGTTGTCCATTGCCCGCAAGGAAGCCCCGCAGCAGAACATTGCCATGACCGGGGAGCTGACCTTAACCGGGCAGGTGTTGCCGGTGGGAGGTATTCGGGAGAAGGTGATTGCTGCGCGCAGGCAGAAGATCAACAACCTGATACTGCCAGAGGCGAACCGGGGCGATTATGAGGAGCTGCCGGAGTATTTGAAGGAAGGGATATCGGTGAATTTTGCCAAGCACTACAACGACGTGTTTCAGGTGTGTTTTGGGAATAAGCCGAGGCAGGGGTCTAGTGTGCATTAG
- the trxA gene encoding thioredoxin, translating into MSNSPHIFDATADNFQQKVMDASATTPILVDVWAEWCAPCKQLMPILQKLAEEYQGNFQLAKVNADEQQELTASLGVRSLPTVILVKNGQAVDGFNGALPESEIRKVLEKHIDAPSEDPYEKAHALWEAGDVDGALAILTEMNQKDPENLDVLIDLAQLKAEQGDLDTAEQVLNSLPPEEKLQHKAKQLAARVKFLKQSGELPAQSELEAKLEANPKDPEALHQLSLHKVLQDKNAEAMDLLIRLMQSDSTYKDGVAKTTLVELFEKLGNNNPDVRTYRRKLYTLMH; encoded by the coding sequence ATGAGCAACTCGCCGCATATATTTGACGCCACCGCCGACAACTTTCAGCAGAAAGTAATGGATGCCTCCGCCACCACCCCCATCCTGGTGGACGTGTGGGCCGAATGGTGTGCTCCCTGCAAGCAGCTGATGCCGATTCTGCAGAAGCTGGCGGAGGAGTATCAGGGGAATTTCCAGCTGGCCAAGGTAAATGCAGACGAACAGCAGGAGCTGACGGCTTCCCTGGGTGTGCGCAGCCTGCCCACGGTGATTCTGGTGAAGAACGGTCAGGCGGTGGATGGTTTTAACGGTGCCCTGCCGGAAAGTGAGATCCGCAAGGTGCTGGAAAAGCACATCGACGCGCCGTCTGAAGACCCTTACGAGAAAGCCCACGCCCTATGGGAAGCCGGTGATGTAGACGGTGCCCTGGCCATCCTCACCGAGATGAACCAGAAAGACCCGGAAAACCTGGATGTGCTGATCGACCTGGCCCAGCTGAAAGCCGAGCAGGGCGATCTCGACACCGCCGAGCAGGTGCTCAACAGCCTGCCGCCGGAAGAGAAACTGCAGCACAAGGCCAAGCAGCTGGCAGCGCGGGTGAAGTTTTTGAAGCAGTCCGGTGAACTGCCGGCGCAGTCGGAACTGGAGGCAAAGCTGGAAGCCAATCCGAAAGACCCGGAAGCCCTGCACCAATTGTCCCTGCACAAGGTACTGCAGGACAAAAACGCCGAAGCCATGGATCTGCTGATTCGCCTGATGCAGTCAGACAGCACCTACAAAGACGGTGTCGCCAAGACTACGCTGGTGGAACTGTTCGAGAAGCTGGGTAACAACAATCCGGATGTGCGTACCTACCGCCGTAAACTCTACACCCTGATGCACTGA
- a CDS encoding IS1380 family transposase — protein MVPEKLTFSPLSRRQIEADFSGGHITSDAGLLLLREVDKQHQLTQRLATVLDDARNPVLVRHKLQTMVRQRVFGVAAGYEDLNDHEALRADQALQTATGEDAILAGKSTLCRMEQRVDRQAVINAHELLWHHFIEQHETPPKEIVLDFDGTDIPVHGDQPGKFFNAYYDHHCYFPLYVFCGRHLLVSYLRTSNRSDSRHSWAILALLVKFIRQYWPDTRIVFRGDSGFYRPRLLSWCDRNNVDYLVGISKNSRLLKEVDVPSMLVRRAHGELGEKVSATYRFQYQAHTWKYPRWVVARLEEGEFGSNPRFVISSRYDDGLKLYYEQYCARGDMENRIKDQQLCLFADRTSSTRWWTNQWRLLLSGFAYTLFERLRAHLKKTPFERMSASNLRLKLIKVGAVIIRNTRRIRVLMSDAYPYKDELSDLVRQLVPG, from the coding sequence ATGGTACCTGAAAAACTGACCTTCTCGCCACTCTCTCGCCGCCAAATTGAAGCCGATTTCTCCGGTGGCCACATCACCTCCGATGCCGGATTGCTCCTGCTTCGCGAAGTCGACAAACAACACCAGCTCACTCAGCGCCTGGCTACGGTGCTGGACGATGCCCGTAATCCCGTGCTGGTTCGCCACAAGCTTCAAACCATGGTCCGGCAGCGGGTCTTTGGCGTGGCTGCCGGGTACGAAGACCTCAACGATCACGAGGCGCTACGCGCTGATCAGGCACTTCAGACCGCAACCGGTGAAGATGCCATTCTGGCGGGCAAATCGACCTTGTGCCGGATGGAACAGCGCGTGGACCGGCAGGCGGTGATCAACGCCCACGAACTGCTGTGGCATCACTTCATTGAACAGCACGAGACTCCACCCAAGGAAATTGTGCTGGATTTTGATGGCACTGACATTCCAGTGCATGGCGACCAGCCCGGCAAGTTCTTTAACGCCTACTACGATCACCATTGTTACTTCCCGCTGTACGTGTTCTGCGGCCGTCACCTGTTGGTGAGCTACCTGCGCACCAGCAATCGAAGCGACAGCCGCCACAGCTGGGCCATTCTGGCCCTGCTGGTGAAGTTCATCCGGCAGTACTGGCCGGATACCCGCATCGTGTTCCGGGGTGACAGCGGCTTCTATCGCCCCCGATTGCTGAGCTGGTGCGACCGGAATAACGTGGATTACCTTGTGGGCATCAGCAAAAACAGCCGGCTGCTCAAGGAGGTGGACGTGCCCTCGATGCTGGTTCGCAGGGCTCACGGGGAGTTGGGAGAAAAAGTCTCTGCCACCTACCGGTTCCAGTACCAGGCCCACACCTGGAAATACCCTCGCTGGGTGGTGGCTCGCCTGGAAGAAGGTGAGTTTGGCTCGAACCCTCGCTTCGTGATCAGTTCCCGCTATGACGACGGCCTCAAGCTCTACTACGAGCAGTACTGCGCCCGTGGCGATATGGAAAACCGGATCAAGGATCAGCAGTTGTGTCTGTTCGCAGATCGCACCTCCAGCACGCGGTGGTGGACCAATCAGTGGCGGTTGCTCCTATCGGGCTTTGCCTACACGTTGTTCGAGCGATTACGGGCCCACTTGAAGAAGACGCCCTTCGAGAGAATGAGCGCCAGTAACCTGCGGCTGAAACTGATCAAGGTGGGCGCGGTCATCATTCGCAACACTCGGCGCATACGGGTGTTGATGAGCGATGCCTATCCTTACAAAGACGAACTCTCTGACCTGGTACGTCAACTGGTTCCGGGATAG
- the modA gene encoding molybdate ABC transporter substrate-binding protein, whose amino-acid sequence MYQWFKPWRVLSVLAALLFTSSLQAGELVRIAAASDLRYALDDIIELYREANPAANVQVVYGSSGKMTTQIINGAPYDIFFSADIAFPKRLEQEGLTATPPAVYAIGRIVLWSNTLDAGSLTLNDLTSDSITRIAIAQPAHAPYGLRAREAMQAVGVWEAVQPKLVFGENIAHAAQMAASGAAQVGVIALSLAKFPELATHNHYLIDDNLHNPLTQGYVVTRRGGNKPEAMHFADFMATEQAHSIMEQYGFVMP is encoded by the coding sequence ATGTATCAATGGTTCAAGCCATGGCGAGTGCTGTCCGTGCTGGCCGCTTTGCTGTTTACGTCCAGCCTCCAGGCCGGCGAACTGGTGCGCATTGCGGCGGCTTCGGATTTGCGTTACGCCCTGGATGACATCATTGAGCTGTATCGCGAAGCCAACCCGGCCGCCAATGTTCAGGTGGTGTATGGTTCCTCCGGCAAAATGACCACGCAGATCATTAACGGTGCGCCCTACGATATTTTCTTTTCGGCCGACATTGCGTTTCCCAAGCGGCTAGAGCAGGAGGGGCTGACGGCTACCCCGCCAGCGGTCTACGCCATTGGCCGCATTGTGCTCTGGAGCAACACCCTGGACGCCGGCAGCCTGACCCTCAACGATCTGACTTCGGATTCCATTACCCGCATCGCCATCGCCCAGCCGGCCCACGCACCTTATGGCCTGCGCGCCAGGGAAGCCATGCAGGCGGTCGGCGTATGGGAGGCCGTGCAACCCAAGCTGGTGTTTGGTGAGAACATTGCCCACGCGGCGCAGATGGCCGCGTCCGGTGCCGCTCAGGTGGGTGTGATTGCACTGTCTCTGGCGAAGTTTCCGGAACTGGCCACCCACAACCACTACCTGATCGACGACAACCTGCACAACCCACTGACCCAGGGCTATGTGGTTACCCGGCGTGGCGGCAATAAGCCAGAGGCCATGCACTTTGCTGATTTCATGGCCACCGAGCAGGCACACTCTATAATGGAGCAATACGGATTTGTGATGCCCTGA
- a CDS encoding MarR family winged helix-turn-helix transcriptional regulator yields the protein MNNYEQVLVALRRVIRATDLHSKRLSKHAGLTGPQLLIMRTIRDMGEVTIGTIAENVSLSQATVTTILDRLELRKLVYRVRSTQDKRKVHAHLTEQGAEILARAPNPLQEDFIAKFQSLAEWEQTMILASLQRVANMMDADDIDASPVLTVGSVLKDDGWKEKA from the coding sequence TTCGGCGGGTTATCCGGGCAACGGATCTTCATTCCAAGCGGTTAAGCAAGCACGCCGGACTGACCGGCCCGCAGCTGCTGATTATGCGCACCATCCGGGACATGGGGGAAGTGACCATCGGCACCATCGCCGAAAATGTCAGCCTCAGCCAGGCCACCGTAACCACCATTCTGGACCGCCTTGAACTTCGCAAGCTGGTATACCGCGTGCGCAGCACCCAGGACAAACGCAAAGTACACGCGCACCTGACCGAACAAGGCGCCGAGATACTCGCCCGCGCCCCCAACCCGCTGCAGGAAGACTTCATCGCCAAGTTCCAGAGCCTGGCCGAATGGGAGCAGACCATGATCCTGGCCTCATTGCAGCGAGTAGCGAACATGATGGATGCCGACGACATTGATGCCTCACCGGTGCTGACCGTTGGATCTGTGCTCAAGGATGATGGCTGGAAGGAAAAAGCCTGA
- the modC gene encoding molybdenum ABC transporter ATP-binding protein: protein MTLYLQGHLRHGKDFELKVNHELPLEGVTALFGRSGCGKTTLLRIIAGLERPRGAVVRFGGQHWQRGRQFLPLHKRRIGLVFQEHSLLPHLSARENLLYGYQRTPTEQRRLHPDEVTAMLGIEHLLDRRIDQLSGGQRQRFSLGRALLISPQLLLLDEPMAALDTQTKREIMPFLSRMAAESGVPIIMVSHSPDEVTRLADRVVFMQNGQIQNVETLREALARPDSPLFDDAGAASVLEGTLGEAGEDNARPFGPPEARLWLTSSAPAAGMDRTRISILARDVSLSLVDPQHISIQNHLPVTIERIDPPRDNRCVVACRTADGQLLLAEITARAVQQLGLATGKQVYALIKSVALLA, encoded by the coding sequence ATGACCCTGTACCTGCAGGGACACCTTCGCCACGGCAAGGACTTTGAGCTCAAGGTTAACCATGAGCTACCGCTGGAGGGTGTCACCGCGCTGTTTGGCCGCTCCGGTTGTGGCAAAACCACCCTGCTGCGCATTATCGCCGGCCTGGAACGGCCACGGGGTGCGGTGGTGCGCTTTGGCGGGCAGCACTGGCAACGGGGCCGGCAGTTTCTTCCCCTGCACAAGCGCAGGATTGGCCTGGTGTTTCAGGAACACAGCTTGCTCCCTCACCTGTCCGCTCGGGAAAACCTGCTTTACGGATACCAACGAACACCGACGGAGCAACGTCGGCTTCACCCGGATGAAGTAACCGCCATGCTGGGAATTGAGCACCTGCTGGACCGGCGGATTGATCAGCTCTCCGGGGGCCAGCGCCAGCGGTTTTCCCTTGGCCGTGCGTTGTTGATCAGCCCCCAGTTGCTGCTACTGGACGAACCTATGGCGGCGCTGGATACCCAGACCAAACGGGAAATCATGCCGTTTCTGTCTCGCATGGCGGCGGAATCCGGGGTGCCGATTATCATGGTCAGCCATTCCCCGGATGAGGTCACCCGGCTGGCAGACCGGGTGGTGTTCATGCAGAACGGCCAGATTCAAAACGTGGAAACCTTGCGGGAGGCCCTGGCCCGGCCAGACTCCCCGTTGTTCGATGATGCGGGTGCGGCTTCAGTGCTGGAGGGAACTCTAGGTGAGGCGGGGGAAGACAACGCCCGGCCTTTTGGCCCGCCGGAGGCTCGGCTGTGGTTAACAAGTTCTGCGCCGGCAGCCGGGATGGACAGAACCCGGATTAGCATTCTTGCCCGGGACGTCAGTTTGTCTCTGGTAGACCCTCAACACATCAGCATTCAGAACCACCTGCCGGTGACCATCGAACGCATAGACCCGCCCAGGGACAACCGTTGCGTGGTGGCCTGCCGAACGGCGGACGGTCAACTGCTGTTGGCGGAAATCACCGCCCGGGCTGTCCAGCAACTGGGGCTGGCAACGGGCAAGCAGGTGTACGCGCTGATCAAATCGGTGGCGTTGCTGGCCTGA
- a CDS encoding KamA family radical SAM protein: protein MNSIVTFPNRIPVQEFEERRFKVFTDRQLDKIEAIQNLPEETLFEMKVVASVLPFRVNEYVINELINWDKVPNDPIYQLVFPQKGMLKDEHYEQMAKLHREGADKKDIQAAAKVIRDELNPHPAGQMEMNMPELDGEVLDGVQHKYRETVLFFPSQGQTCHSYCTFCFRWAQFVGDKDLKMASTDAEKLHGYLQEHTEVTDLLVTGGDPMVMKTKNLVQYLEPLLQPEFDHIQTIRIGTKALTFWPYRFVTDKDADELIELFAKLVDGGKHVAIMAHYNHWQEITTGIAEEAIRRIRATGAEIRAQGPLIKHVNDNADDWAKLWKREVKLGIIPYYMFVERDTGAKNYFEVPLAEAYHIYREAMKKVSGLARTARGPSMSAGPGKVEVQGITEIKGEKVFVLRFLQGRNPDWVQRPFFAKYSETATWLHELEPAFGEEKFFFEDEFEAMKQGKA from the coding sequence ATGAACTCCATCGTCACCTTTCCGAACCGCATCCCGGTTCAGGAATTCGAGGAACGCCGGTTCAAGGTTTTTACCGACCGCCAGCTCGATAAAATTGAGGCGATCCAGAATCTCCCCGAAGAGACCCTGTTCGAAATGAAAGTGGTGGCCAGCGTGCTGCCATTCCGGGTCAACGAATATGTGATCAACGAACTGATCAACTGGGACAAGGTACCGAACGATCCCATCTATCAGCTCGTATTCCCTCAAAAGGGTATGCTCAAGGACGAACATTACGAACAGATGGCGAAGCTGCACCGCGAGGGTGCCGACAAGAAGGACATCCAGGCTGCCGCGAAGGTTATCCGGGACGAACTGAACCCGCACCCGGCCGGCCAGATGGAAATGAACATGCCGGAACTGGACGGCGAAGTGCTGGACGGCGTGCAGCACAAGTACCGCGAAACCGTGCTGTTCTTCCCGTCCCAGGGCCAGACCTGCCACAGCTACTGCACCTTCTGCTTCCGCTGGGCGCAGTTTGTGGGCGACAAAGACCTGAAAATGGCCAGCACTGATGCCGAGAAGCTGCACGGCTACCTGCAGGAGCACACCGAAGTGACCGACCTGCTGGTCACCGGTGGCGACCCGATGGTCATGAAGACCAAGAACCTGGTGCAGTACCTGGAACCGCTGCTGCAGCCCGAGTTTGACCACATCCAGACCATCCGCATCGGCACCAAGGCCCTCACCTTCTGGCCGTACCGTTTCGTGACCGACAAGGACGCCGACGAGCTGATCGAACTGTTCGCCAAACTGGTTGATGGCGGCAAGCACGTGGCCATCATGGCCCACTACAACCACTGGCAGGAAATCACCACCGGCATCGCGGAAGAAGCCATCCGCCGCATCCGTGCCACCGGTGCCGAGATCCGCGCCCAGGGCCCGCTGATCAAACACGTGAACGACAACGCCGACGACTGGGCCAAGCTGTGGAAGCGCGAAGTGAAGCTGGGCATCATCCCCTACTACATGTTTGTAGAACGGGACACCGGCGCCAAGAACTACTTCGAGGTGCCCCTGGCCGAGGCCTACCACATCTACCGTGAAGCCATGAAAAAGGTCAGCGGCCTGGCCCGCACCGCCCGCGGCCCCAGCATGAGCGCCGGCCCCGGCAAGGTGGAAGTTCAGGGCATTACCGAAATCAAAGGCGAAAAAGTGTTCGTACTGCGCTTCCTGCAGGGCCGCAACCCGGACTGGGTGCAGCGCCCGTTCTTCGCCAAGTACAGCGAAACGGCGACCTGGCTGCATGAGCTTGAGCCCGCCTTCGGGGAGGAGAAGTTCTTCTTTGAGGATGAGTTTGAGGCGATGAAGCAGGGGAAGGCGTAG
- the modB gene encoding molybdate ABC transporter permease subunit gives MFQLGPAEWQAIEVTFKLCLYTTIILLLLATPLSWWLAQGRTQFRTVVQAIVALPLVLPPTVLGFYLLITLGPRGVVGQTLQDLGFQHLAFSFEGILIASVIYSMPFAVQPLTEAFRNLGRRPVEVASSLGAGAWDRFRTVIFPLSRGGFVVAATLTFAHTLGEFGVILMLGGSIPGETKVLSVLIYDHAEAMNYDAAHSLSLMLLIFAFATLFVVYSINRRFEVAKL, from the coding sequence ATGTTTCAACTCGGCCCCGCAGAGTGGCAGGCCATTGAAGTCACCTTCAAGCTCTGCCTGTACACCACCATCATTCTGTTATTGCTGGCCACACCTTTGTCCTGGTGGCTGGCGCAGGGGCGCACTCAATTTCGTACCGTTGTGCAGGCCATTGTGGCGCTGCCATTGGTGCTGCCGCCCACCGTGCTGGGGTTCTATCTGCTGATCACTCTTGGGCCCCGGGGCGTAGTGGGTCAAACCCTTCAGGACTTGGGTTTTCAGCACCTGGCGTTTTCGTTTGAGGGGATTCTGATTGCCTCGGTTATCTATTCCATGCCCTTTGCCGTGCAACCGCTGACCGAAGCCTTTCGCAACCTGGGCCGGCGCCCGGTCGAGGTGGCCAGCAGCCTGGGCGCCGGCGCCTGGGACCGGTTCCGAACGGTGATCTTCCCCCTCAGTCGGGGCGGTTTTGTGGTGGCAGCCACCCTGACCTTCGCCCACACCCTGGGAGAGTTCGGCGTTATTTTGATGCTCGGCGGCAGCATTCCGGGTGAAACCAAGGTGCTGTCGGTTTTGATCTACGATCACGCCGAGGCCATGAACTACGATGCCGCCCACAGCCTGTCGCTGATGTTATTAATCTTCGCCTTTGCCACTTTGTTTGTGGTGTACAGCATTAACCGCCGGTTCGAGGTCGCCAAGCTATGA